Proteins co-encoded in one Arachis hypogaea cultivar Tifrunner chromosome 11, arahy.Tifrunner.gnm2.J5K5, whole genome shotgun sequence genomic window:
- the LOC140176446 gene encoding uncharacterized protein, which translates to MIHGPCGRAFSKSPCMKDGYCTKYYPKTFSKNTVIDDSGYPSYRRRDTGVVTEKKGVHMDNRNVVPYNAYLLMSYQAHVNVEYCNKSNAIKYLFKYVNKGPDRVAVGVTKEVSSGEDAQVIDEIKQFYDCRYLSACEAVWRTLAYDIHQRWPSVMRLTFHLPGEQNIIFKDDDDLEEIVEEEEGKYFAYPNLLQNMSDYRYFQSRAILAPTLESVEKI; encoded by the exons ATGATTCATGGACCATGTGGTAGAGCATTCTCAAAATCTCCTTGCATGAAAGATGGGTATTGCACCAAATATTATCCCAAGACATTCAGTAAAAACACAGTTATCGATGATAGTGGATACCCATCATATAGAAGACGAGACACAGGGGTGGTTACTGAGAAGAAGGGAGTCCATATGGATAACAGGAATGTGGTTCCATACAATGCATATCTGCTGATGTCTTATCAAGCGCATGTTAAtgtagagtactgcaacaagtcgAATGCTATCAAATATTTGTTCAAGTACGTGAATAAAGGTCCAGACAGGGTAGCAGTTGGAGTTACAAAGGAAGTTTCCAGTGGAGAGGATGCTCAGGTTATTGATGAGATCAAACAATTTTATGATTGCAGATATTTGTCTGCATGTGAGGCTGTGTGGAGAACCTTAGCGTATGATATTCATCAAAGGTGGCCTTCAGTGATGAGATTAACCTTTCATTTGCCTGGAGagcaaaatatcatctttaaagatgatgATGATCTTGAAGAAAtcgtggaagaagaggaaggaaaat actttgcatatccaaatttATTGCAAAATATGTCAGATTACAGGTATTTTCAGAGTAGGGCAATTCTTGCACCCACGCTtgagagtgtcgagaag ATTTGA
- the LOC112719853 gene encoding histone H2A-III gives MDETATVTAETTITTTTTTVKGAAGRKGGQKKKAVSKSIKAGLQFPVGRIARYMKNGRYSQRLGTGAPIYLAAVLEYLAAEVLELAGNAARDNKKNRINPRHVLLAVRNDDELGKLLQGVTIASGGVLPNINPVLLPKKSGGAAADKSAATKSPSRN, from the exons ATGGACGAAACCGCCACCGTCACCGCCGAAACCAcaattaccaccaccaccaccactgtcAAGGGCGCCGCCGGAAGAAAAGGAGGCCAGAAGAAGAAAGCCGTTTCCAAGTCCATCAAAGCAGGCCTCCAATTCCCCGTCGGTCGCATTGCCAGGTACATGAAGAACGGCCGTTACTCTCAGCGGTTAGGCACTGGAGCTCCGATCTATCTCGCCGCCGTTCTCGAGTACCTCGCCGCCGAA GTTTTGGAACTAGCTGGAAATGCTGCGAGGGATAACAAGAAAAATAGGATCAATCCGAGGCACGTGTTGCTGGCTGTGAGAAACGACGATGAGTTAGGGAAATTGTTGCAAGGCGTCACCATCGCTAGCGGCGGCGTGTTGCCGAATATCAACCCCGTTTTGTTGCCGAAGAAGAGTGGTGGTGCTGCCGCAGACAAATCTGCGGCCACCAAGTCTCCTTCTcgtaattag